In Acidobacteriota bacterium, a genomic segment contains:
- a CDS encoding isocitrate dehydrogenase (NAD(+)) — MKHKITLIPGDGIGPEVTGATISVLRATGFEAEWETFVVGAEALSRFGDPLPQDLIDSIKRNKIALKGPVATPIGTGFVSSNVRLRKALDLYANLRPIKSLKGVPSRYENVDLIVVRENTEDLYSGLEHEVVPGVVESLKIITDKASRRIARFAFEHARLEGRRKITAIHKANIMKLSDGLFLRCFREVAEDYPEIEANDLIVDNACMQLVIDPTQFDMLLLENLYGDIVSDLGAGLIGGLGVAPGANIGEEIAVFEAVHGAAPSIAGRGIANPTALLQSAVLMLKHLNERERALRIQAALEKVLAEGKVLTRDLGGQATTLDFTEAIIRAL; from the coding sequence TTGAAACACAAGATCACGCTTATACCGGGCGACGGCATAGGCCCCGAGGTCACAGGCGCGACCATATCGGTACTGAGAGCCACTGGCTTTGAAGCGGAATGGGAGACGTTCGTTGTAGGGGCTGAGGCGTTGTCGCGCTTTGGCGATCCGTTGCCTCAGGACCTGATCGACTCGATCAAACGTAACAAAATCGCGCTGAAGGGACCGGTCGCGACTCCGATCGGAACGGGCTTCGTCAGCTCGAATGTCCGCTTGCGAAAGGCGCTTGATCTCTATGCCAACCTGCGGCCGATCAAATCGCTCAAAGGCGTGCCAAGCCGCTACGAGAACGTCGACCTGATCGTCGTGCGCGAAAATACCGAAGATTTGTACTCGGGCCTCGAGCACGAAGTCGTTCCCGGTGTAGTCGAAAGCCTGAAGATCATCACCGACAAGGCCTCCCGCCGCATAGCGAGGTTTGCATTCGAGCACGCCAGGCTCGAAGGGCGCAGGAAGATCACCGCTATTCACAAGGCAAACATAATGAAGCTGTCCGACGGCCTTTTTCTGCGCTGTTTCCGTGAGGTCGCAGAGGATTATCCCGAAATCGAGGCCAACGATTTGATCGTCGACAATGCCTGCATGCAGCTCGTGATCGACCCGACTCAATTCGATATGTTGCTGCTCGAGAACCTGTATGGCGATATTGTCTCGGACCTGGGAGCGGGACTGATCGGCGGGCTTGGCGTTGCGCCGGGCGCTAACATTGGTGAAGAGATCGCCGTGTTTGAAGCAGTACACGGCGCAGCGCCGTCCATTGCGGGTCGCGGCATTGCCAATCCAACCGCGTTGCTGCAGAGCGCCGTCCTGATGTTGAAACACCTGAACGAGCGCGAAAGGGCATTGCGGATCCAGGCCGCTCTGGAAAAGGTTTTGGCCGAAGGGAAAGTCTTGACGCGCGATCTGGGCGGTCAGGCAACGACGCTCGATTTTACTGAAGCGATAATTCGCGCACTGTAG
- the queD gene encoding 6-carboxytetrahydropterin synthase QueD, whose protein sequence is MYEVMIEEEFSAAHALRGYRGKCENMHGHNWKVEVYVRGEQLDQVGMLVDFKELKAATRRVMKYLDHQNLNELKPFDIEMNPSSEHLAGFILHKVAEEISDARVKVYKVRVWETPSTCATFELN, encoded by the coding sequence ATGTACGAAGTGATGATCGAAGAAGAGTTCTCAGCCGCCCACGCGCTGCGGGGCTACCGTGGCAAGTGCGAAAACATGCACGGCCATAACTGGAAGGTCGAAGTCTACGTGCGCGGCGAGCAGCTGGATCAGGTTGGTATGCTGGTCGACTTCAAGGAGCTCAAAGCCGCGACGCGTCGCGTGATGAAGTACCTCGATCATCAAAACCTCAACGAGCTTAAGCCCTTCGACATCGAGATGAACCCTTCCAGCGAGCATCTCGCCGGCTTCATCCTGCACAAAGTCGCCGAAGAGATCAGCGATGCACGAGTGAAAGTCTACAAGGTGCGAGTTTGGGAAACGCCGTCAACGTGTGCAACGTTCGAACTGAATTGA
- a CDS encoding leucyl aminopeptidase, with product MKITASRTSLGEIGEDVLVVPVFEGESPRDAENASALAALDHLTGGAVASLFDDGEMTGKLDRWVLLHNVGQFSTKRLLLYGAGSAEKIDSLSVQRLAGAAVRTLIKHRGIRSAAFLVTRKLESEALVRAIAEGALIGQMSGELYRSNGADAAVIETFDVVSELPDPPDFERAIRVGIAMAEATNFARMLGYEPSNVMTPSELALRAKKMAESEGLGFEALGEDEMKQLGMGALLAVSRGSQEPARLIVLSYEPKRAGGQDDRASGELIALVGKGITFDSGGISIKPAAKMEEMKYDMGGGAAVIGAMQVIARLRPDVRVIGLVPASENLPSGRAVKPGDVVRSLSGKTIEVVNTDAEGRLVLADAITYAISRGATCLVDAATLTGACAIALGDVRAAVMGTDQNLIEELVKAGEQCGERVWPLPLDNDYGELIKSEIADVKNVGNRTAGSITAGFFLKHFAGSTPWAHLDIAGTAWTETEKPYIAKGATGFGVRLMANFVLNRSASS from the coding sequence ATGAAAATCACCGCCAGCCGCACCAGTCTTGGGGAAATAGGCGAAGACGTACTCGTCGTGCCGGTTTTCGAGGGCGAATCTCCGCGCGACGCTGAGAACGCGTCAGCGTTAGCGGCATTGGATCACCTCACCGGCGGCGCCGTCGCCTCGCTCTTCGATGATGGTGAGATGACAGGCAAGCTCGATCGTTGGGTCCTTCTTCACAATGTCGGCCAGTTCTCGACTAAGCGGCTGCTGCTGTATGGAGCCGGCAGCGCCGAGAAAATCGACTCACTCAGCGTTCAGAGGCTTGCGGGCGCCGCGGTCCGAACTCTGATCAAACACCGTGGCATTCGTTCGGCCGCGTTCCTGGTTACCCGCAAGCTCGAGAGTGAGGCATTGGTGCGCGCTATAGCCGAGGGCGCGCTGATCGGTCAGATGAGCGGTGAGCTCTACAGATCCAATGGCGCGGACGCGGCGGTGATAGAGACCTTCGATGTGGTAAGCGAATTGCCGGATCCACCTGACTTCGAGCGCGCGATCAGAGTCGGAATCGCAATGGCCGAGGCGACGAACTTCGCCCGGATGCTTGGCTATGAACCGTCGAACGTTATGACTCCGAGCGAGCTTGCGCTTCGGGCAAAGAAGATGGCCGAAAGCGAGGGGCTCGGGTTCGAAGCGCTCGGCGAAGATGAAATGAAGCAGCTCGGGATGGGTGCGCTGCTGGCGGTCTCGCGGGGCAGTCAGGAGCCGGCGCGACTGATCGTGCTGAGCTACGAGCCCAAAAGAGCCGGCGGGCAAGACGACCGCGCTTCCGGCGAGTTGATCGCGCTGGTGGGCAAAGGAATTACGTTCGACTCGGGAGGGATCTCCATCAAGCCGGCGGCCAAGATGGAAGAGATGAAATACGACATGGGCGGGGGCGCCGCGGTGATTGGCGCTATGCAAGTGATCGCGCGGTTGCGGCCGGACGTGCGAGTCATCGGCCTGGTGCCCGCGTCAGAAAACCTGCCTTCGGGTCGAGCCGTCAAACCGGGCGACGTGGTGAGAAGCTTGAGCGGCAAGACAATCGAAGTGGTTAACACGGATGCCGAGGGTCGATTGGTCCTCGCCGACGCGATTACCTACGCGATCAGCCGGGGCGCCACCTGCCTAGTCGATGCAGCTACGCTGACCGGTGCGTGCGCAATAGCGCTAGGCGACGTTCGTGCGGCGGTGATGGGGACCGATCAGAATCTGATTGAGGAGCTGGTCAAGGCGGGCGAACAGTGCGGAGAACGGGTTTGGCCGCTGCCGCTTGACAATGACTACGGCGAACTGATCAAGAGCGAAATTGCCGACGTGAAGAATGTCGGCAATCGAACTGCCGGCTCGATCACCGCCGGATTTTTCTTGAAGCACTTTGCCGGGTCAACTCCGTGGGCTCATCTGGACATAGCCGGGACGGCGTGGACCGAAACGGAGAAACCTTACATCGCGAAGGGAGCAACAGGTTTTGGGGTTAGACTGATGGCCAATTTCGTGCTCAATCGCTCGGCTTCCAGCTAG